GAGATATTTGAGAGGCACTAATTTGTGCTGTAGTTGAGGGCAAAATCTGAGTTTAAATGCCTTGATTGTTGATTGGGCAGCATGGCGCAAACCGTTATCTTTTTCTTTACAGTAAGATGGGATTATCATggggatgaatgagactttgtaaaACATTCATTATGCAATCTGAAAGGAAGAGCAGAAACTGCCTTATATAAGGGCTTCATCTAGCTCACTATCGTCTCCATACTTAACAAATATGGATGCAGTTCTTTCAAGTCCTACGTGCAGATACCAAGGACTGAATGGGCATCTTGCATTTAAAAAATGTGCTCTCCCAATGTAACCTACTCCTTGTTACACATTGTTACCAATGGAATTGATAGTGCCCATGGGTCTTCAGGATAAACCACAGCCTCCCTGATTGTTTGCCACCCAGCTTCATGAAAGAGAGCGCTTTGCTCCCACTATTGTAGATAGATCCAGAAGAAACTTACGTAGTTGTAAGCAAATTGCTTTGCCGTATTGTACACCTATTAGTTTTAGTTCTGTCCACTCAGATCCACCTTTGTTGTGACAGCTGTATAGctatggtagtccttgacttacggctatAATGGGGTCTGCccattatataataaataaataataagtcatGATGTCCGTAGAGCAGGTTATCATGTGACCAACCTGATTATAGAAACTATATTTTGCAGCGGTTAAGTGCAGACATTATTCATTATGaggtgtttttgccaaaaaccagaagtaaacattgattttcagcaaaaatgtaaattgtgatcacatgactgcaggatgctgcaaatgttcATAAATGCAACCCAGTTGATGAGGACTCAAAattcagtcacatgactatgggaggTGGCAGCTGTTATAAGTTTGGAACTGAGTTGCAAGTTTCTTTTAGGGGAGTCTTCTTGTAATGTTAAATGGTCCCTAAGTGAGCAGTCGTAAGTGGAGAACTAGCTTATTTGTAAACTGCTACCTTGTAAATTCTATCATCTTTTGCCCCAGCTCCTGAAACATCCAGCTGTTTGAACTGGGTTTCTCACATTTTATTTCCCTTCTGATAAGAAAGATAAGAGTCTGCCTATAATGTTAAGAATCGTTAAGAACAACTTGGCTGACAATTCCGTATGTGGTTTGATTTTTAAGAAAGACTAtgagggacgtgcataagagcacaaatgtgcctaccgttcctgtcctattgttccttttcattatatcaaattaacatagttgttacattcttttgcttatatatatatatttcttatatgatctgttgttgttttatgtcgatgtttgtatactgttgtgacaaaatggaataaaataaataaataaataaatacttcactCCAGTGAAACTTCTCAATCAACATTAGTAACAACATCTGATGAAGATAACTGAGTGGCTTTCCTTTCTTCACCTCTAATTTAAATCAAATACTTTAGATTAGGCTCATTCTGCGCTTTATGGCAAATTGCCCTGTGGCAAATTGCATATTCTGTTTACAGTAAACTGCTAGCAACACATTAAAGTAATGAGAcagagttgatgatgaaattataCCTCATTCATTTCTGCAAAAGCCCTGCTCTGAATAAAACTGCCTTTGAATCCCAGGCTGGGCAGAGAATTCTTTTGCTTTTCCAGCTTTTTTTCCTGTTCCCTACACACTGACTAAGCCAGTTTCATTACATTCACAGACTGTGGAtgtattcacacaacatgctaataCAGTTTTCTAATTACAAACAAGTTATATTTCAAGACGCTGTTTGTAAATCCATTTTGTTTGTAAATTcacccagatattttttttaaaacctgcaCAGTACATTTTCTACCATGTATAAGTGGCACTTACACTTAATTCCAGACATTGTAATTCATAGTTACCATAGAAAATGAAACTAAACAAAAATAAACACTACAAGATCAGCAAACAAACAGGATGGGATAGCATCCAAAATGATGTACCTCAGCTTCCCTATGTGCGACAGTGCTGTGAAGCATACATATGTGACATGCTGTAGACAAACCCTTTCTGCCTTTTCTCACCTTCTGGGATATTCTAGTTGGAGTTGAGAATAGgtttgtttcaggggtgaaatccagcaggttcggacgggttctagagaaccggtagtggaaattttgagcagttcggtgaaccagcaaataccacctctggctggccccagagtgaggtgggaatggagattttgcagtatccttcccctgccatgcccaccaagccacaccacgcccaccaagccacgcccacagaactggtagtaaaaaaaatggatttcatcactggttggtTTGTATCGAAGTTTGTAACTCAAAAACTCataagtacaggtggtccttgacttattgagcccaaaatttctgttgctaagtggcacagttgttaactgtacttgagttttgccccattttacgacttttcttgccatagttgttaagtgaatcactgcagttgttaagttagtagttaggtcactgcaactgtcataaatatgagtcagttcccaagtggctgaattttgatcgcattaccgtggggatgctgcagcaatcataagaataaaaaatggtcataggtcagtttttgtaactttgaacagtcactaagtgaacttttgttaagtcgaggactacctgtactgtcttTATTGGTTAGTTTTAACCTTGTTTGTTTTGCTGCTTTATTTACaccaagtgttgttgttttttgtaaacCTAATACTCCTAGTTTAAGACTCACCGTATCATGTGAACCCAGAAAGTGAAGTAGATAACCAAGTCAAGAATACTGAATGCATTTTACTGCAGCTCCCATATTTTCCTAACAAGTAATCCAGGAGCTATGAAAGCCAATGTACAGGGTAGCTGAAGAGTAGAAGTCTTCAGGCTCTGCAATGTAATTCACCATTTAAAATCTTCCCCAGTGATTTCTCTTGTGAATCAATTTACTTTCTAttccatgaaacattcccttgtcTGCCTGGATAGGAATAACACCATGCACCAAACCCAGTAGCATTGTagcttctgctttttttaaaaaaaaaaaaaacttttgaggaAAAGACCAAGGATGTACAATTTGGCTGAGCAGGGTTTAAATAGCGTGCCAGACATTTTGCCAGAAAGTAGTAGGTGGGACCAGAACAAAAACCacatttcatttaatttcctACTAACTGAAATGAAATATAGTTAGCCATCTATTAGACACATTCTCCTCCTGGTGTAGTAACAATTATCATTTTAGAAACAGCAGTTGGTTATCTCTGGGAGCCACACACAAAGTGTTAAGGAACCGCAAGAGACCCAGGGCTATCAAGTTGTTCAATCTTTGATGCAAATGGTTTCAAGCTGTCCAAGATGCTATTTCAAATACCATATAAGCTtgtttcccttttctctctcacctTTATTCCGTGAAATTAAAGCACTTCGGTTCAACTAATTATGGTATTTGAGTAACTGCTATAGAAGTGTCCATGCTGAATTTTATCTTCCTTTAAAGCCTCACTACTCAGCCTACTGTGTTTTGGACTTACATTTTTGCATATTTATCAATATGTATATATTGTATTGGCTATGTCTAAATGCTGTATGGCAGATAATGCTACTGAACATCTAGTTGTAGCTGCTCAGGAGTGGCAAAAATGGGTCAGCTTTCAGGATGCAGTCCAGTGGTTCATTGATGTGGCAAATTTAAGTATAGATCTTGATTTTGTTCTCTGCAGAAGCGTTTGCATCATATTAAAAAGTGTATTTATCAACAGACTATTCAAGATTGTTGGCGAGTCTTGAAATTGCACTCGCTGTCTTAGCTTGCAATGAACTACTGTCTATTGCTAAGTGAACAGAAAGCCCTCTGTTCAATGCTGGCTGTAGCTGTCAGTCTTCAAGGACCCTCGTTATGAATCCTCCTCCCCTTCCATTTCACTTTTAATACCAGATCCTAGAACAGGACCTCATCTGCCATTAATTAGTTTCTTACTGAAAATTGTATTGAATTGATGGCGCAAATACTGACGTAGTGCCTGAagagaggtttttggtttttttttgtaggGGGGAGAGATTTACCTCTTCAGTTCTGACCAGAAAGAATCTCACAGATGTCCAATTTATTACATAAAACAAACCCTGGAAAAGGCTTTTGCCTCAAGGGCCAAGCTACACATAATGGCgggaaccagtggtggtattcagccggttctacccgattcgggtaaaccggtagcggcggctgtgggaggctctacccatccacccagacgtcatcacatcccgtttttgatgctccgtgcatgcgcagaaggttctgcgcatgcgcggagatGGTCCGTGTGAGCGAAGCTcgcgcatgcgctcacatttgcaaactggtagctaaggtaagtgaataccagccCTGGCAGGAACATGTTCTGATGTTTAAAAACACACTTTTTCCATAATCACATAGACCAGTGTGTTTTTCAAACTCGGCAACTTTTTAACTCATGTGGATGTctgcttccagaattctgggagtcgacgtTGACATATCTTAAACCTGCCAAGTTTGAACAACGAAGACTGGGACAGGCTGAATTGGGTAAGCAACATGAGAAGGGAAGAAGGCCATGACTTTGGGAAAGTTCTACATTCCAGATTTAAGCATGCCTTTCATTGTTGTAACTTAAGTCTCCACCCTGTGTCTTTATCTACAGTCTATATTTAAATACAAAGATCTACTTCTGTCATATCTTGTTTAGCCAGCATGGTGTGGTAGACCAGTAACTGATACTGGGTCAAGATACTTGAAATCATGATTTATTCTGCAATAGTTCTACTGATCTGAAAGTGGGGAGAGACCACCACTGAAGAATAGTATACActgtacagcaggggtctccaactttggcaactttaagcctggaggacttaagttgaagtcctccaggcttaaagttgccaaggttggagacccctgttatacagTGTAGATTGTATAGTCAAGATTCTTGGATGAATGCTTAGCAATTGTCCTCTCTGGGATGCGAGTGGCAGGATGGGAGCAAATAAAATTACAGCTTGCCTGGTTTATCTTAATTTACGACATAGTTGGCTGTCACTTTGCACCAATCCATAGTTTGTTTAGccatgatttattgaataaactgTTGCTGAGTTCATAAAAACACCTTCTCAGCAGATTTAACTGGAGCTATCACACTGGAAGATGCTTATGtgtttctcccccacccaccccgagtATTATGGGATGGGTTAGCAGTGTAGTAGGTCTGGCACTCCCCTTGGTCAAAGAAAGATGATGTAAGGGTTGGAGCCTGAAAAGGCTCTTGATGTGCGAGACAGACGGCACCTCTTCAAATTGTGTAGCTTATGCAAAAGATAAAGGCCAAACAGAACACCTGGGAAATTAAGCTGATCAAGTCTGCTGTTTTTAAAGGTGCTATTTTTAACAGGGTGGTGATTAACCGTTGAGAAAAGCCTCACAAAAGCATGAAGTTGGTTTCCCCTTTGCGCCCAGGTTCATGACTGCTCAGTAACTTTCACGAGCAGTCTGTACTAGTAGAGCAAAACTACCCAACAGCCTATATGCTTCTGTtattgtaaataaaaggagaaaaatcccCTTGGCTTTTCTTACATTGAAGGCAGATTTTGTTTTTTGGTAATCCTTTAGATCTAGTGATTAGAGGTAGAGGCGTGTGTTAACTAGAAGAaggcttgcctttttttttctttttttctttttttttgctcttttgcTGGCTTATGATGCAACTTCCAGAACAAAATTAGCAGGATGATGGCTCATAAACCAATTGTTTTAGGGCTCATTCACGTAACTGTGCTAAGAGGAACAATGCTTGTGATAAAGAAGGGGATTTGTCACTTATCCCTTAGTAGCATGTTGGTGAAAGACCGCAGTTCAAAAGGTATGTGTTTGGAATCAGCCAGACAGGCCACAGGGTTTACCACAGGACGGGCAGCGGCATCGCAATCTCATGTGGCTTCCGTTTCACGAGGGAACTTTTATCCCCTCTTATAGCTCCAGGGCATTATAATATCATTTCTCTCTGTGGGCAgttcaggtaatcctcaagttacgcCCACAGCTGAGCCCTAcatttatgttgctcagtgaaatattagttaagtgagttttaccccatttttacaacttttcttgccacagtggctaCGTGAATCGTTgcctttgttaagttagtaacacggttgttaagtaaatctggattcctcgttgattttgcttgtcagaaggtcgcaaaagcggatcataggaccccgggacattgaaaccatcataaatatgaatatgccaagcatttgaattttgatgaaCATGGGGTTGaacatggggttgctgcaatggtcgtaagtgtgggaaatggtcataagtcacttttttcagtgccattgtaactttgaacagtcactaaatgaactgttgtaagttgaggactacctgcatattttGTGTGCTGTCATTGGTTCTGTAATACATTTGGCTCCTTCCAAACTAGAAAGAACTCTGAAAATGTCATAATATATAAGTAAACTCCCCTCTTGAAGCACTCTTCcatgtatttttaatttatattttttataatgaTCACCACTGGATTTGTAATGAACATCACTTGCCATGTAATGTTATATTAAGGGTAAGATCAGAATGTAAGGAGAGagttggagttgaaatccagagaAGGCTGAGTAGCTTGGAATTTTCCATGATGTACTTGATGAATTCAGGGATTTATTTTGTTTCATGATGCAATATTCACTTAAAACCAAGATGGGCAATACAATATAATCATGTTGGATAATCCCCTCCCAATCAGGCTTCCCATAgtcaatgctttttaaaaattatttttatggctCCATTTCAAATCTATTGTGCTTGAGCATTTTACATTCATATGACATGTTATTCAGCCAGCATAACTGGATGAACAAGGAAAGGATGTGGTGCCCTACTTCACACGCTGCTAGGTCATGATTTGTTGAAAAGTCACAATTGAATGAGTTCAGTAAGCACTACCCATACGTTTTTTCTCACAAACCGGTGTCTGAATTGTCTCGGGACACTAAGCCAAACCAACAAGTAGTTAGAGGTGGTGACAGTTTTATCTGGAGGCATCCAATCATCAAGTCCTTGCTTTAAGAAAATGATGATCACTGCATCTGAAGATGCAGCCTTTTCAAAAAATCAAATCCGATCTTAGGGCAGGGATGTTGGATTCCGACGCCCGTCAGCTGGAACATGACATTTCAAACGATCCTGGATCATTGCGTTTGTAATGCAAGAACAGGGTTATATTACTTTTCACAATGGCTATCTTCTGAAAGCTAATCACAAATTAATTTAAAACCCAGCTTCTAAAGGACTGCAGTTTCTGTtccagtaggttgtttgtttgcaAGAGTCATTTGCAAAGGTAGTTAATGAAATTCCCACATGCTGAGGCAAAATATGTTTGTATAAGATCCAGGAAAGAAATAATAACAAAATCCTTTAACTCCCATGCCCTCTTTGTATGTGTCTATGCATAATAAACCagctggaaaggaaggaaaaaatggaaaccGTGGACTGAACGAGCCTCAGCTTGAGCCAGAAAGGCAGTTGCTGTATTTTTGTGTTTTGTAGAAGCCAGCCTGGGATGCTGTAAGCATGCCACAAGATGATGTAGTCATAAAAAACATGAGAAGTTCAGTATAAACATCAAACAGAAAGAACATCTGGGCTACATGGTAACTCTAGAAAGCCATTCCAGCCCCTCCCTTCAGCCTACGTCATTCTGTAGAAAGCTACTGTTACTCCACTCCGGTAGAATATGGCAATTTTATCTGCAAAACTGAAAAGGtcgtttttatttgtatttttaataacaTCTGCTTTGGCAGTATATGTGCAGACAGCCTAAAAAGCTGTAGGATTTTGCTGCAGGGTGCCTATTTATCAGGAAATAGGATTGCTTAATGTTACTTTGCTAGAGAtcaactactttaaaaaaaaaaaaacagctcctTTCCCAACCCTATCTGCCTTCTGAGTGTGTGGAAAACTCCCACTAAGTACTGATCAAAACAATTGCACTGTAAAGTCATGTAAATTAAAGACACCAATTAAAAGCGTGTaacatatgacttctgtaacttgCTTGCCTGATTAATTTATGGAAGTCATTATCTGCAAGTTCTGGCTTTTCTCTTTTAGAGAGAAAATATTGGCACCTCCCCCTTTTTTCAGCAGTTCATTTTAGAATTTCTGGACTTTCTGTCcagccattttattttgttttgtttattttattttatttatttatttattttattttgtcacaacaatatatgtaggtatcatacaaaaagattatatagtaaataaacacatatatgggtaaatataaggaggtataagcatatatataggaagaagaaaagaaaaacaataggacaggaatggtaggcacgtttgtgcacttatgcacgccccttatggtcctcttagaaatggggtgaggtcaatagtagaaagttttgctAGTTTAataaccccccctttttttgcaaaggggtggggagggggttgaAGTTGTCAAGACATTCGGGTACCCAGTAAAAAGCTCATTCCTTCTTCTAGATTCTTTCTGTCTTGACAGCCTGCTTCCCTCCTGCCCCCTTTCATCTTTGGTCTCTTAGCCAGACAGTGAGAAAAGCAACTTTAGCAGATCACATTTTAAGGGGGCAATTTGTAGCTTTTACCTGCCAATTGTCACCTGGCTCTGATCTCCAGGGCTCTGATTTCCATGAGAAAAACCAAGTACTTATTTCTCCCTTTGCCATGGATCTCCAAGAATGGAATGGACTGATTTGATTATGTATTATCAATTCCTATGTACTACATGGAATAAGGTTaattattgaaataaattaatGGAGGAGAGACCAATCGATAAACTTCCAGCCTTGTGCCCTAAATGGAAATGCAGGTTCTCACTGGTCACTTGAGTAAAGAGGCTAAGTGACCGGATTCAATTTCATTCATAGTAGGGCTCCCgtttctgggctgcaaaaatccacatGGCCCCTAGATGGCAATAGAGAAACACAGAAAACTGTGCCTTCAGTATCCAACAACTAGAATGCCCTAGTTAGGATTCCTTTAATTTGCCAAGGAAATTGGAGGTTAATTTTGGTAATGGACTCTGGATTCGGTGCAATTTATCTGGTTCAATAAGTTACTGTTTAAAAGCGTATTTGCCTATATGGTTATCGAAACTGAAATATTTCCTTCCTGATTTTAGCAGGCTGTACATCAGATCATTTTACAGGAGGCTCCATACATATCGAGATGCGTCCTATAATGTCTGTAACTGCATGTCACATACGTTATCAGGCTCATTAATGCTATTACTATAAGGGATATATGTGAGGATAAATAAGATGGGTCTTTCGGCTTCTATCTACGGTATATagaaacagtaaaaaccagtggtgaaatccaattttttttactaccagttctgtgggcatggcttggtgggcgtggtgtggcttggtgggcgtggcagaggaaggatactgcaaaatctccattcccacccaactccaagggaaggatactgcaaaatccccattccatccccattccctccccactcctggggggaggatattgcaaaatctccattcccatcccactctgggaccagccagaggtggtatttgccagttctccgaactgctcaaaatttccgctaccagttctccagaacctgtcagaacctgctggatttcacccctggtaaaaaCAAAACCTATCTGTGTATTGTTCTTTAGTGGCCCTCGTTTTTCATTCTTCACAGATATTTGAAGCTGCTGATGTGATTGATCATCACTGTTATATTTttccatttgcttttttttaatcttaaagtGTACATGATGATAAAGCTAAAACAAATTCATATACTAGGTCCAGGTGTTGTTACTATTGCACAACACAGGGTCTTAATACCTAACTGAAATTACAAACATATTTATCCAATCTGTTTTATTTCCAGGTAAACAGATAATAAGTTGCACTAATTTGTGACATTTAACATTGAATGCTTGTTTGGATCATTGATGCTACTTAATGGAACACCAGTTGCCACTCTGGCCAAGACTTAGTTTTCCTCCAATTATTATTTTAGCCATGTATATTTGGCCACCAGAGCTGTTGTATTCTGCTCTACAGGTCCCAGCTGGACAGCACCCTTGCGCATTGCATGCCAGAATGCAACTTCTGCCGCCATTTAGAATCCTTTCTGAAATCCTCATGGTTGAGAAACTCATAGTGGTTCTCTTCCTGGCTACTTCCCAAATTTGATACTGAGAATCGAGCACAATCTGTTCTAGGCAATCTAACCCTTTTCCATTAGGAAGTTGGTATTGAGacagagttagtaaaaacacTAGTTTAGTCTTGCCTGTAAGACAAATAATCTTATTTCCACATTCTTTAGGGACCAATAAAATAAAGCAGCAATTCCCTCTTGGCAAGTCCTCAAGATTTTGGCCATGTCTCTCATTTCAAAGTTTGAACTCTCCAATAATAAAACAGGCACATTAATATTTATCAAACTTACTCAGATCTATAGTTTAATGattaagagccctggtggcgtaatggtttagaatgcagtattgcagaactcactgctcactgccaggagttcgatcctgactggctcaaggttgactcagacttccatccatccaaagccagtaaaaatgaggacccagatagttgggggcaatatgctgattctgaaaAATtacatagagagggctgtaaagcactgtgaagtggtatataagtctaagttctttgCTTTTGCTAGTGCTATTAAGGCCAATTCATCTCAAAGGATCAGAAAGGGACATAGCCTTAATTCCTGAGATGAAACTTGGTCAAAATTAGTTGTTCCTTGCTTCTTATTTTAACGCTTCTTACTATGGGGGAAattgatttaattaattttggGATGAATCAATTGGACCACAATTATATTTGGGACTACTTGGGTCAAGCAGTAAGATTTAAGACACCATACAGCTATGATGTAGAAAAAAAGGCATTTATTTATAagcaagcaataaaaaaaaaagcaagctagATGTAGCCAATCACATCGTTGCAAATGATGGGCTGTCTACTTCGGCAGTTCATTAGGGCAGCAAAGCTGCTACAGTCTGTAGAAAGCTCGCTGATGTTGGCGTGGGACTGGTGGAAGTAGGGTAATGAAGGGCGCCCACCGAGACCAGCAGGGCAAGAGAAACGCTTGGTGCCATCTCGATCCTGTTTGGCGCGCTCCGTGCGGGAGATGCCAGCCAGCCTGCGGCGAACGTTGCCTGAGAGGTTAAGCAAGAAGCCATGGGGCTTTGCCAGCCAACGCTGCAGCCACCCCCGTTCCCCGCTTTCTTCAGGCAAGTCCATCCAGTTCTCCACTAAGTCAGCAAAGCAGTTGTCCCCCAGCACAAGGGGTTGCCGGTTACGACTCTGGGACAAGAGGGACACTGTCCAGTCACCCGCATCAGAGGGCTCACCATCCCGCCACCGCTCTAAGCAGGCATCTGAAGCCGATTTTGGCCGGGGCCTCCTGGCTGGCACCCGACGACGTAGGAAGCCCCCTGAGGAAAGCTTACTGGCTCTCAGGGGAGGGGGGCCTTCCTCATCCCGCCAGCTGTTCCCAGATACTTCTGAGTAGCCCGAATCAAACTCCAGACTTCGCTCGCTGCTGGGTGGGGAGAAAGCAACCTCTTCTTCCACAGCCCCTTCTAAGCAACAGGCAGAATCTGCTTCCGAGATAGCTGATATCCGTGGGCTGATACAGGACTTTGAGGAAGGGAGAGCTGAGGGTAGCCGTATCTCCTGGGGTTCCAGTCGCAGCTCTCGGTCATGAGCCCTCTTGAGATCGTGGAGCGTCCGCATCATGCACTGCATCTGGCCTCGCAGCACCTCGCTCGACTCCTTCATGCACAGCTGTGGAGAGGAAAAGCAATCGTCCTTATTTTCTTGAAATGATCCACCCAAGGAAAGTGCCCTGTTCAAGTCCCAGGTGAGAGCCGTGACAACTGAAGATCGCTAGCACATATACCCCCAAATTACATCTATGCTGAAATCCTCGAGCCAGCTTAGTCTACTGTGTGTATCATGAGCTCAGTGCCACAAACATCCATAAAAAGCCACGTGTGGGTCATGGGTCCAGACAAAAACACAAAGATCAATGTCTCCATAGATCTGAGCTGGTGACCTCACACAACCCAGGCCCCCTTAGGCAAAAGCATTTGCTTGACATAAACCCTTTGATGACGGTCTCTGACACTGCTCC
This genomic window from Ahaetulla prasina isolate Xishuangbanna chromosome 2, ASM2864084v1, whole genome shotgun sequence contains:
- the INKA1 gene encoding PAK4-inhibitor INKA1 isoform X2, encoding MKESSEVLRGQMQCMMRTLHDLKRAHDRELRLEPQEIRLPSALPSSKSCISPRISAISEADSACCLEGAVEEEVAFSPPSSERSLEFDSGYSEVSGNSWRDEEGPPPLRASKLSSGGFLRRRVPARRPRPKSASDACLERWRDGEPSDAGDWTVSLLSQSRNRQPLVLGDNCFADLVENWMDLPEESGERGWLQRWLAKPHGFLLNLSGNVRRRLAGISRTERAKQDRDGTKRFSCPAGLGGRPSLPYFHQSHANISELSTDCSSFAALMNCRSRQPIICNDVIGYI
- the INKA1 gene encoding PAK4-inhibitor INKA1 isoform X1, producing MHSARLDAFVSHLRAEVLCMKESSEVLRGQMQCMMRTLHDLKRAHDRELRLEPQEIRLPSALPSSKSCISPRISAISEADSACCLEGAVEEEVAFSPPSSERSLEFDSGYSEVSGNSWRDEEGPPPLRASKLSSGGFLRRRVPARRPRPKSASDACLERWRDGEPSDAGDWTVSLLSQSRNRQPLVLGDNCFADLVENWMDLPEESGERGWLQRWLAKPHGFLLNLSGNVRRRLAGISRTERAKQDRDGTKRFSCPAGLGGRPSLPYFHQSHANISELSTDCSSFAALMNCRSRQPIICNDVIGYI